In Desulfomonile tiedjei DSM 6799, a genomic segment contains:
- a CDS encoding NifB/NifX family molybdenum-iron cluster-binding protein has protein sequence MRLAIPEHNGRVAPVFDCCQRILVYLDDSDFEAPLAEENWSALPRSLRSMHLKSMAVGIVICGGISCWMEDQIRRQGIQLVPWVAGEICEVLKAYKAGRVSDPCFLMPGRMKCCNRHGRRFGQLNPIHGKKERSDARIE, from the coding sequence ACGGTAGAGTCGCCCCGGTGTTTGACTGTTGCCAGAGAATTCTGGTTTACCTGGACGATTCCGATTTCGAGGCGCCACTTGCAGAAGAGAACTGGTCTGCGTTACCACGATCTCTTCGGTCGATGCACCTCAAGAGTATGGCTGTCGGTATCGTGATTTGCGGCGGCATAAGTTGCTGGATGGAAGATCAGATTCGACGACAGGGTATTCAGCTCGTGCCGTGGGTGGCTGGAGAAATCTGTGAAGTGCTGAAAGCCTATAAGGCGGGAAGAGTCTCCGATCCTTGTTTTCTCATGCCGGGACGCATGAAGTGCTGTAATCGGCACGGTAGAAGGTTCGGACAGCTCAACCCTATTCATGGAAAGAAGGAGAGATCAGATGCCAGGATTGAATAG
- a CDS encoding DUF5320 domain-containing protein: MPGLNRTGPMGGGPRTGRGLGLCGTAGKSPRFSWSGFFRGIGRGGAPWGGGGGRCFGGRRNWFSFGGSAPTTSAGASDEVEALRAGIAAAKEEIAAMEARLSELDKKE; encoded by the coding sequence ATGCCAGGATTGAATAGAACCGGACCAATGGGCGGAGGCCCCCGGACTGGTCGCGGCCTCGGATTGTGCGGAACTGCAGGCAAATCACCGAGATTTTCCTGGAGCGGCTTTTTCAGGGGAATCGGACGTGGAGGCGCTCCATGGGGAGGTGGCGGAGGACGATGCTTCGGCGGACGAAGAAACTGGTTTTCCTTTGGTGGCAGTGCCCCAACGACATCAGCCGGTGCATCCGATGAAGTCGAAGCGCTGAGAGCTGGAATTGCAGCCGCAAAGGAAGAAATAGCAGCAATGGAGGCCCGCCTGTCTGAACTGGATAAAAAAGAGTAA
- a CDS encoding Mrp/NBP35 family ATP-binding protein has product MDETSCSTDKTCSTCGSAGTCDSQLQDRHMDELLSLRLSRIKHRIAVMSGKGGVGKSTVAVNLAVSLALNGKSVGILDADVHGPNVPKMLGLNGHQPRMGENGLMPISAAGNVRVMSMAFLLPNEDTPIVWRGPVKHTVFKQFLAEVDWGDLDYLIVDLPPGTGDEPLSIAQLLGKPLWAVIVTTPQDVALLDSRKSVVFGQTLEMGVLGIVENMSGLICPHCHERIDLFKRGGGERSSRDLSVPFLGAVPIDPSVVTGGDQGTPITIMNPDSISAAAFRDLAAQVETAVSEG; this is encoded by the coding sequence ATGGACGAAACTTCTTGTTCGACAGACAAAACTTGCAGTACCTGCGGCTCTGCCGGAACCTGCGACAGTCAGCTTCAGGACCGCCATATGGACGAACTCTTAAGCTTAAGGCTTTCACGAATCAAACATCGGATTGCGGTCATGAGCGGCAAAGGAGGCGTAGGCAAGAGCACAGTCGCTGTTAACCTGGCAGTTTCCCTGGCATTGAACGGCAAATCCGTTGGTATTCTCGATGCAGATGTGCATGGCCCGAATGTTCCAAAAATGCTGGGCCTGAACGGACATCAGCCCAGAATGGGTGAAAACGGGTTGATGCCCATCAGTGCGGCAGGGAATGTGCGAGTTATGTCAATGGCTTTCTTGCTGCCCAATGAGGATACTCCGATCGTGTGGCGGGGCCCTGTGAAGCACACCGTTTTTAAGCAGTTTCTTGCAGAGGTCGATTGGGGCGATCTGGATTACCTTATTGTCGATCTTCCTCCCGGTACGGGAGATGAACCGCTGAGCATCGCTCAATTGCTCGGCAAACCTCTGTGGGCGGTAATCGTGACTACTCCGCAGGATGTGGCTCTGTTGGATTCCCGGAAATCGGTCGTGTTCGGACAGACGCTTGAAATGGGTGTTCTCGGCATAGTAGAAAATATGAGCGGGCTAATTTGTCCTCACTGTCATGAGCGTATCGATTTGTTCAAGAGAGGGGGAGGCGAGCGGTCGTCTCGTGACTTGTCGGTTCCCTTTCTTGGAGCCGTTCCGATAGACCCGAGTGTAGTGACTGGAGGAGATCAGGGCACTCCCATTACGATCATGAATCCGGACAGTATTAGTGCAGCAGCTTTTCGAGATCTGGCTGCTCAGGTCGAAACGGCTGTTTCAGAAGGCTAG
- a CDS encoding NifB/NifX family molybdenum-iron cluster-binding protein yields MAKIVAIPSMHPGGLEAMRSGHFGHCDVFTLVHTENGEVTDISIVQNPPHVQGGCAAPVNLLHQTGAHAIIVGGIGMRPLMGFRQVGIEVYYGPEGETVGMVVEDLLKGRLQLISNNQVCGGGQF; encoded by the coding sequence ATGGCAAAAATAGTTGCAATCCCTTCCATGCATCCCGGCGGTCTTGAGGCAATGCGTTCGGGACACTTCGGACACTGCGATGTTTTTACGCTCGTGCATACGGAAAATGGCGAAGTAACGGATATTTCAATCGTGCAAAATCCTCCGCATGTGCAGGGCGGCTGTGCGGCCCCTGTGAACTTGCTGCATCAAACCGGTGCTCACGCCATAATAGTAGGCGGCATCGGCATGAGGCCTTTGATGGGATTCCGCCAGGTCGGCATCGAAGTGTACTACGGGCCCGAAGGGGAAACCGTTGGTATGGTTGTCGAGGATCTTTTGAAGGGAAGACTTCAACTAATAAGCAATAATCAGGTGTGTGGAGGCGGTCAATTCTGA
- a CDS encoding NifB/NifX family molybdenum-iron cluster-binding protein — MRIAITSMGTSLDAAVDPRFGRAQYILIVEDGKLVEAVDNSKGFNAFSGAGIQAGKLLADKKVDVLLTGNCGPNAFKALQAAGIKVGVEQSGTVQETLERFQQGAVSFADQPNVEGHW, encoded by the coding sequence ATGAGAATAGCAATTACCTCTATGGGAACTAGTCTGGATGCGGCAGTCGACCCGCGCTTCGGCAGGGCTCAGTACATCCTGATCGTTGAAGATGGAAAACTGGTTGAAGCAGTTGATAACTCAAAGGGATTCAACGCATTCAGTGGAGCGGGCATTCAAGCGGGTAAGCTGTTGGCGGACAAAAAGGTTGACGTCCTCCTGACAGGGAATTGCGGGCCTAATGCTTTCAAAGCCCTTCAAGCCGCGGGAATCAAAGTAGGCGTGGAGCAGTCGGGAACGGTTCAAGAAACTCTGGAACGGTTTCAGCAGGGAGCAGTCTCTTTCGCGGATCAGCCGAACGTGGAAGGTCACTGGTAA
- a CDS encoding iron-sulfur cluster assembly scaffold protein, with protein sequence MFDWQILTQIQWTTLLLGGVLIFLVIGTWVLFDYRVDPLRGTMDEPDATAFVRGKCGDAMKISLRFSDERVTEARYWTDGCRMSSACGAAAAELALNKSPEELADIDHKAIEERVGTLPEEDLHCATLASGAIQEALRIYLTQMNVVTSSGAEMQARDLPLQKKTS encoded by the coding sequence ATGTTTGATTGGCAGATACTAACGCAGATACAGTGGACAACACTTCTCTTGGGCGGTGTACTGATCTTCCTGGTGATCGGAACATGGGTACTGTTCGACTATCGAGTCGATCCATTGAGAGGAACCATGGACGAACCCGACGCAACCGCATTCGTTCGCGGAAAATGCGGTGATGCCATGAAGATCTCGCTCAGGTTTTCGGATGAGAGAGTGACCGAGGCGAGGTATTGGACTGATGGCTGCAGAATGAGCAGCGCATGCGGTGCTGCCGCTGCAGAACTCGCCTTGAATAAATCTCCTGAAGAATTGGCCGATATCGATCATAAAGCCATAGAAGAGCGAGTCGGTACATTGCCCGAGGAGGACCTTCACTGTGCGACTTTGGCTTCAGGCGCAATACAGGAAGCCTTGAGAATATACCTCACGCAGATGAACGTAGTGACATCGTCTGGAGCGGAAATGCAGGCAAGAGACTTGCCGTTACAGAAGAAAACGAGCTGA
- a CDS encoding ATP-binding protein, with protein sequence MIISVASGKGGTGKTTIASSLAAVLESQAQILDCDVEEPNCHILLKPTIGSKEKTTLPVPVVNMEACNLCGKCGEVCRFSAIVVIGDQVLTFPELCHGCGGCTLLCPEKAIHEGARELGVLETGFAGPVEFVHGILRVGEAMSPPLIRAVKSRIKSSKIAILDAPPGASCPVINTVSGSDFIIMVTEPTPFGLHDLTIAEEAVSLLGIPVGVVLNRADIGDTEVQAFCRTKNIPILAEIPHDRKIAEGYARGDLLVNSAPEYRTLLLGMIDTIQELVNHPRCTVRTASV encoded by the coding sequence ATGATAATAAGTGTCGCGAGCGGAAAAGGCGGAACAGGTAAAACCACGATTGCATCAAGTCTGGCTGCGGTCCTAGAATCACAGGCGCAGATTCTGGACTGTGACGTAGAAGAGCCGAACTGCCACATACTGTTGAAACCCACGATCGGATCAAAGGAGAAGACCACTCTCCCCGTTCCGGTCGTGAATATGGAAGCATGCAACCTCTGTGGAAAGTGCGGTGAAGTCTGCCGCTTCAGTGCGATCGTCGTCATTGGAGATCAGGTGCTGACTTTTCCCGAGTTGTGCCACGGGTGCGGGGGGTGCACGCTTCTCTGTCCTGAAAAAGCCATACACGAAGGTGCCCGGGAACTTGGTGTTCTGGAAACGGGATTTGCCGGTCCCGTGGAGTTTGTTCATGGAATTCTGAGAGTAGGAGAGGCTATGTCTCCTCCTCTCATCAGAGCCGTAAAGAGCAGAATCAAGAGTTCCAAAATCGCCATTCTCGATGCACCTCCGGGAGCGTCCTGTCCCGTGATCAACACTGTTTCGGGTTCGGATTTCATTATAATGGTAACCGAACCCACACCTTTCGGGTTGCATGATTTGACTATTGCCGAAGAAGCGGTATCTCTGCTGGGTATTCCTGTGGGTGTCGTTCTCAACCGAGCGGACATTGGAGACACGGAAGTGCAGGCATTTTGTCGCACTAAGAATATCCCTATCCTTGCGGAGATCCCACACGACCGGAAGATCGCTGAAGGATATGCTCGCGGCGATTTGCTGGTCAACTCCGCTCCGGAATACAGGACTCTGTTGCTCGGGATGATTGACACCATACAGGAACTGGTGAACCATCCACGCTGCACTGTCAGGACGGCCTCAGTATGA
- a CDS encoding ATP-binding protein, with translation MKEVVIISGKGGTGKTTLSASFACLAKNKIMADCDVDAADLHILTDPKILHQEGFYGGVKAWIDKEKCSECGTCRESCRFGAISEQLDVNPLSCEGCGVCFHVCPEGAIKLETGVCGKWFISETRFGPLVHARLLPGEENSGKLVALVRNQAKVLARKQNRETILVDGAPGVGCPVISSVTGADYVVIVTEPTLSGRHDMDRALQLVRGFNIPAFIVINKADIHSDLAETIEREAQGRGVTVLGRIPYDPAVIRAMVQRRCVVEDPDGVANESIRRIWERLESLL, from the coding sequence ATGAAAGAAGTAGTGATAATCAGCGGAAAAGGAGGCACAGGCAAGACTACGCTTTCCGCCAGTTTTGCTTGTTTAGCCAAAAACAAGATCATGGCCGACTGTGATGTCGATGCCGCAGACCTGCATATCCTGACCGATCCGAAGATCCTCCATCAGGAGGGATTTTATGGCGGTGTAAAGGCCTGGATAGACAAAGAAAAATGCTCCGAATGCGGCACTTGCAGAGAATCCTGTCGGTTCGGCGCTATTTCCGAACAGTTGGATGTGAACCCTCTCTCATGCGAAGGCTGTGGAGTCTGTTTTCACGTATGCCCCGAAGGAGCAATCAAACTCGAAACGGGTGTTTGCGGCAAATGGTTTATCTCCGAGACTCGCTTCGGTCCATTGGTTCACGCACGCTTATTGCCCGGAGAGGAAAACTCCGGGAAACTGGTTGCCCTCGTGAGAAATCAGGCTAAAGTCCTGGCGCGAAAGCAGAACAGAGAGACCATTCTGGTTGATGGGGCTCCGGGAGTCGGTTGTCCGGTTATATCTTCCGTTACGGGGGCGGACTATGTTGTCATAGTCACCGAGCCGACCCTTTCGGGGCGTCATGACATGGATCGAGCACTTCAGCTTGTGCGAGGATTCAACATACCTGCGTTCATTGTCATCAACAAGGCAGATATCCACAGCGATTTGGCCGAAACCATCGAAAGAGAAGCGCAGGGCAGGGGAGTTACCGTGCTGGGAAGGATTCCCTACGATCCGGCGGTCATACGAGCCATGGTGCAACGGCGCTGCGTAGTGGAAGACCCGGATGGGGTCGCGAACGAGAGTATTCGACGAATATGGGAACGATTGGAATCGCTCCTTTGA
- a CDS encoding metal-sulfur cluster assembly factor: MSRRDELEQVLSQIIDPETGLSIVRMEIIHDLAEHDGKVSLVFRPSSPVCPMAYSLANAIKQKIGSIEWVDSVTINVENFVRADHLQSLLNG, translated from the coding sequence ATGTCCCGAAGAGATGAGCTTGAGCAAGTGTTGTCGCAGATTATTGACCCTGAAACAGGCTTGAGTATTGTGCGAATGGAGATCATCCACGATCTGGCCGAACATGACGGAAAAGTAAGCCTCGTGTTTAGGCCGTCGTCGCCGGTGTGCCCCATGGCCTATTCTCTTGCAAATGCTATCAAGCAGAAGATCGGCAGTATAGAATGGGTTGATTCGGTCACCATAAATGTGGAGAATTTTGTTCGAGCAGATCATTTACAGTCATTACTGAACGGCTGA
- a CDS encoding FmdB family zinc ribbon protein has product MPIKEYVCGECGSQSELLVGIGRNSDELRCRACGSANVQERMSAPAPPVINNTSHAGGSTCCGGTPSVKGCVPGSCCGASK; this is encoded by the coding sequence ATGCCAATAAAAGAGTATGTGTGTGGAGAATGTGGCTCACAGAGCGAGCTGCTTGTGGGGATCGGGCGAAATTCGGATGAACTCCGGTGCAGAGCCTGCGGCAGCGCAAATGTGCAGGAACGCATGTCAGCTCCGGCGCCTCCTGTCATAAACAATACCAGCCATGCCGGAGGCTCCACCTGCTGCGGTGGAACTCCATCGGTGAAGGGATGTGTTCCGGGGAGTTGCTGCGGCGCTTCAAAGTGA
- a CDS encoding MBL fold metallo-hydrolase codes for MLDSTRVVSADYLKPDERNLQSIGECKRVSITCISEVAWWDVNVRARDFMSAGGPKEADQWRSPWTPSNAAGASALVEVESLDGAKTRFLVDVGCNVKYMDERFKAHGVDRMLRQGEVDFLYITHEHLDHFWGLEAVLKYNPNIKIVIPSTFQPSAFSFLAGDEVVGSGVRNSIAHKGELVILQVGEMVRLLDGVVSVGFDIPILLKIRGEQSLFFNVEDLGLVLLAGCCHQNVITLADYATNHLQAQGKLYGLYGGLHIAPFGSFGDEEQGWVDRLGEYGFKKIAANHCTGLPAIRRMIEKGYPVMHGSGSNGSQSDLYIGNGDSVVFG; via the coding sequence ATGCTCGATTCGACCCGTGTGGTTTCTGCGGATTATCTGAAACCCGACGAGAGAAATCTGCAATCAATCGGCGAGTGCAAGAGAGTCTCCATAACTTGTATTTCCGAAGTCGCTTGGTGGGACGTGAATGTCAGGGCTCGAGATTTCATGAGTGCCGGCGGGCCGAAAGAAGCGGATCAGTGGAGAAGTCCGTGGACCCCATCCAATGCAGCAGGAGCGAGCGCTCTTGTGGAAGTGGAAAGCCTGGATGGTGCCAAAACCAGATTCCTCGTGGACGTGGGATGCAACGTAAAGTATATGGACGAGCGCTTCAAGGCTCATGGCGTTGACCGTATGCTCCGGCAGGGAGAAGTCGATTTCCTGTACATCACCCACGAGCATCTGGATCATTTCTGGGGCCTTGAAGCAGTGCTGAAGTACAATCCGAACATCAAGATCGTCATTCCGAGCACCTTTCAACCTTCTGCATTCAGTTTCCTGGCGGGAGACGAAGTCGTCGGTTCCGGTGTAAGAAATTCCATCGCGCACAAAGGCGAACTCGTCATCCTTCAAGTGGGAGAAATGGTCAGACTCCTGGATGGAGTAGTATCCGTCGGTTTCGATATTCCCATATTGCTGAAAATCCGAGGCGAACAGTCGCTCTTTTTCAATGTGGAAGATCTCGGGCTCGTACTTCTGGCGGGTTGCTGTCATCAGAATGTCATAACTCTGGCCGATTACGCGACTAACCATTTACAGGCTCAAGGAAAATTGTACGGCCTGTACGGAGGATTGCATATTGCACCCTTCGGAAGTTTCGGAGACGAAGAGCAAGGCTGGGTGGATCGACTGGGAGAATACGGGTTCAAGAAGATTGCGGCAAATCATTGTACAGGATTACCAGCGATCAGGAGAATGATTGAAAAGGGGTACCCTGTCATGCATGGTTCGGGAAGCAACGGGTCTCAAAGCGATCTTTACATTGGGAACGGCGACTCGGTTGTCTTCGGATAA
- a CDS encoding iron-sulfur cluster assembly scaffold protein NifU: MDRDKDVFDDLEGMVVEEAKQKYSATVIDHFLNPRNTGIPESFDCYTYMSGICGDTIGIYVGFDNGRIARTGFVTNGCGPTVACSSAITCMVEGATLEEAMSITGKQLIEYLGGLPIENTHCADLAVNTLRGALAKMT; this comes from the coding sequence GTGGATCGCGACAAAGACGTTTTTGATGATTTGGAAGGCATGGTGGTTGAAGAGGCCAAACAGAAGTATTCTGCAACGGTCATAGATCATTTTCTTAATCCCAGGAATACCGGCATTCCTGAGTCGTTTGACTGCTACACATACATGAGCGGGATATGCGGCGACACCATAGGGATCTACGTCGGATTTGATAACGGTCGCATAGCACGCACGGGATTTGTGACTAATGGGTGCGGGCCTACGGTAGCTTGTTCCAGTGCTATTACCTGCATGGTCGAAGGCGCAACTCTTGAGGAAGCCATGTCAATCACGGGGAAACAGTTGATTGAATACCTGGGAGGCTTGCCGATAGAGAATACCCATTGTGCGGATCTGGCGGTCAATACGCTTCGAGGAGCGCTTGCAAAAATGACGTGA
- a CDS encoding DUF364 domain-containing protein has product MGIRQKLLDVMETTCADLGVRHVCIGLGYTAVQLDDHRTGVAYTLGRDSVAGCSVFVGKRPLAGRRALELLHYLNSPMPIESAVGLATANALSAGMFAGGDAGDVLAAVDLQETDRVGMIGFFGPMIDQIEKRVSALEICDERQLSSLDGVRPSNEAVDVLAKSTVALITSTTIMNNSIDKLLQAAMHCREVMLVGPSTPLVPPAFLGTPVTRLSGMIARDAEGLLRVIHEGGGTRHFSQYATKWNMRLNRNQNH; this is encoded by the coding sequence ATGGGAATACGACAAAAGCTGCTGGACGTAATGGAAACGACTTGTGCGGACCTCGGTGTGCGACATGTATGCATCGGACTAGGGTACACAGCCGTCCAACTTGACGACCACCGTACGGGAGTTGCTTATACTCTCGGCAGAGATAGTGTTGCCGGGTGTTCGGTATTTGTCGGGAAACGGCCCCTTGCAGGGAGACGTGCTCTTGAACTGCTCCATTATCTGAACTCGCCTATGCCTATTGAATCTGCCGTAGGTTTGGCAACTGCGAACGCTCTTTCTGCAGGGATGTTTGCGGGTGGCGATGCCGGCGATGTCCTTGCTGCAGTCGATCTTCAAGAGACCGATAGAGTCGGAATGATAGGTTTCTTTGGGCCGATGATAGACCAGATAGAAAAAAGAGTGTCGGCGCTTGAGATATGTGACGAGCGACAATTGAGCTCATTGGATGGCGTGAGACCCTCAAACGAGGCCGTAGATGTTCTCGCCAAGAGTACTGTAGCCTTGATCACCTCGACTACGATTATGAACAACAGTATTGACAAGCTGCTTCAGGCTGCGATGCATTGCCGCGAAGTAATGCTCGTAGGCCCATCCACTCCACTGGTGCCACCTGCTTTCCTTGGAACTCCAGTTACACGCCTGTCCGGAATGATTGCCCGTGACGCTGAGGGTTTGCTTCGAGTTATTCACGAAGGTGGTGGAACAAGACATTTTTCGCAGTATGCGACCAAGTGGAACATGCGTTTGAACAGGAACCAAAATCATTGA
- the tsaA gene encoding tRNA (N6-threonylcarbamoyladenosine(37)-N6)-methyltransferase TrmO, which yields MDLIQYKPIGVIRSPFTDPEGTPIQPTGAIGIRGTVELNPEFVPGLKDLDGFSHIFLIYHLHLLKGYSLEVQPFMDSRTRGIFATRAPVRPNPIGLSVVRLIGIKGNILHIEDVDIVDKTPLLDIKPFVPVLDHREALRIGWFENNVHKVTTMKADKRFAGQSGKSG from the coding sequence ATGGATCTAATACAATACAAACCCATTGGCGTTATACGATCTCCGTTCACCGATCCTGAAGGCACTCCCATTCAACCCACAGGTGCTATAGGGATAAGGGGCACGGTGGAACTGAACCCGGAATTTGTACCCGGTCTCAAGGATCTGGACGGGTTTTCTCACATTTTCTTAATTTATCATCTACACCTGCTGAAGGGATATTCGCTCGAAGTCCAGCCTTTCATGGACAGTCGAACCAGGGGCATTTTTGCTACCAGAGCACCTGTTCGCCCAAATCCCATAGGCTTGTCGGTTGTGCGATTGATCGGAATAAAAGGTAACATCCTTCACATAGAGGATGTGGACATAGTTGACAAAACTCCTTTGCTGGACATTAAACCTTTCGTTCCGGTTCTCGATCACAGAGAAGCCCTGCGCATAGGCTGGTTCGAAAATAACGTACACAAAGTTACAACTATGAAAGCAGACAAGCGATTTGCAGGACAGTCAGGAAAGTCTGGATAG
- a CDS encoding TRAP transporter permease: MKPVIEQETLSRTLAGTWAWIVFALSMMLALFHVYTAATIPLPPQFQRSIHLAMGLCLVFLLYPARLCKKEAPSPAMWDVLLALLSLGLGLYHIIYYEQLLARVGVNTTLDLVTAGLGVVLVMEATRRVVGWPMVIVAGAFLAYALWGNYVPGLFGHRGFSLERVLEHTFLGLEGIMGIPLGVSATLIIVYLLFAQVLEKTGIRQFFIDAALAITGTSPGGPAKAAVVSSALEGTISGSSIANTAGSGSFTIPMMKNLGYRPEFAAAVEASASTGGQIMPPIMGAAAFVMAEFLNVPYLDIAKAAAIPAILYFTGVFLMVHFEALRSGLVGLPRESLPVFRQVMKSQGYLILPIVAIFILLDAGFSPARAAVWSMGLAWIAGLVKREGRMGVTAICKAMVAGIAQALPVIATCATAGIIVGVVTLTGVGLKLSSNMIELAENNLAIALVFTMVASLVLGMGIPTTATYIVLATMAAPALQKLGVEPLAAHLFVFYFGVVADITPPVALAVYAGAAIAGSDPWKTGIEAVKLAIGAFMVPYFFVLSPVLILIGATSSLLLQVLGTALLGMFALSIAVVGYWKSKLHGITRIVLGFGGLALIQPGIMTDAIGASVVLVVYVMQRLRNRSLSRLS, encoded by the coding sequence TTGAAACCTGTAATCGAACAAGAAACGTTGTCCCGCACACTTGCCGGAACCTGGGCCTGGATCGTATTTGCACTCAGCATGATGCTGGCGCTGTTTCATGTGTACACGGCTGCAACGATCCCGCTGCCTCCGCAATTTCAGAGATCTATTCACCTGGCCATGGGGCTCTGCCTGGTATTTCTGCTTTACCCGGCCCGACTGTGTAAGAAGGAAGCACCTTCACCTGCAATGTGGGACGTGTTGCTGGCATTATTGAGTCTGGGTCTCGGGTTGTATCACATTATCTATTATGAACAGCTTCTCGCACGCGTCGGAGTCAACACCACATTGGATCTGGTGACCGCCGGATTAGGGGTGGTTCTGGTGATGGAAGCCACACGCAGGGTGGTTGGATGGCCCATGGTGATTGTGGCAGGTGCATTTCTCGCTTATGCGCTCTGGGGAAACTATGTTCCCGGGCTGTTCGGTCATCGGGGTTTTTCCCTCGAGCGGGTTCTCGAACACACGTTTCTCGGGCTTGAAGGGATCATGGGCATTCCCCTGGGCGTTTCGGCGACGCTCATAATCGTGTATCTCCTCTTCGCACAGGTCCTTGAAAAGACAGGTATTCGGCAGTTTTTCATCGATGCCGCCCTTGCCATTACCGGAACGAGTCCTGGAGGCCCTGCGAAGGCCGCTGTGGTTTCCAGTGCGCTCGAAGGAACCATCTCCGGTTCCTCTATCGCGAACACTGCCGGATCGGGGTCGTTCACGATCCCCATGATGAAGAATCTGGGGTATCGACCGGAATTTGCAGCAGCCGTGGAAGCCTCGGCTTCCACGGGCGGTCAGATCATGCCGCCGATCATGGGCGCTGCTGCCTTTGTCATGGCTGAATTCCTGAACGTTCCGTATCTTGATATTGCCAAGGCTGCAGCGATTCCGGCGATCCTGTACTTTACCGGCGTATTTCTTATGGTCCACTTTGAGGCACTACGCTCTGGTCTGGTGGGATTGCCAAGAGAGAGTCTCCCTGTTTTCAGACAGGTGATGAAGTCGCAGGGATATCTCATTTTGCCGATCGTTGCCATATTCATTCTTCTCGATGCCGGTTTCAGTCCGGCTCGAGCAGCAGTATGGTCAATGGGACTCGCCTGGATTGCGGGACTTGTCAAGCGAGAAGGCCGCATGGGTGTAACGGCGATCTGTAAAGCAATGGTGGCGGGAATTGCACAGGCTTTGCCGGTCATTGCTACGTGCGCCACTGCGGGAATTATTGTCGGTGTCGTAACGCTCACAGGAGTGGGCCTCAAGTTGTCGTCGAACATGATCGAACTTGCGGAAAACAATCTTGCTATCGCTCTTGTTTTCACGATGGTGGCATCCCTGGTGCTCGGGATGGGAATCCCCACGACTGCGACGTATATCGTTCTCGCTACCATGGCTGCTCCTGCGTTGCAGAAACTAGGAGTCGAGCCCCTCGCTGCACACTTGTTCGTTTTCTACTTCGGGGTGGTTGCCGACATTACGCCGCCAGTCGCTCTCGCTGTGTATGCGGGAGCCGCAATTGCCGGATCGGATCCCTGGAAAACGGGAATAGAGGCTGTGAAGCTCGCCATTGGCGCATTTATGGTTCCATACTTTTTTGTGCTGTCACCTGTACTCATTCTGATCGGAGCAACTTCCTCGCTGCTTCTTCAAGTCCTGGGAACAGCATTGCTGGGAATGTTCGCACTGTCCATTGCAGTAGTAGGCTACTGGAAATCAAAGCTGCATGGTATCACGAGGATTGTTCTTGGTTTTGGAGGCCTGGCGCTCATTCAGCCGGGCATCATGACCGACGCTATTGGGGCGTCCGTCGTACTCGTGGTATATGTGATGCAGAGACTGAGAAACCGCAGTCTATCCAGACTTTCCTGA
- a CDS encoding DUF1850 domain-containing protein, whose product MKIAAVICLLSYLCLPIPSLVVRSSGTNDVLWAVPVLQGSVFRITWTHSVSRRVVSEDYVIGSDGRLCLRRMTFDHEGPNLPSSPEEGLSWKFDGDRIIVTGYERCMKELNLGIASEFHQLQSGPDIVDFVTLSKNNRVFRVSTEPIAAVRLFTLSCGNIPSI is encoded by the coding sequence GTGAAGATCGCAGCCGTCATCTGCCTCTTATCCTATCTATGCTTACCCATTCCATCGCTTGTTGTCCGCTCATCCGGAACCAATGATGTTCTTTGGGCTGTTCCAGTGCTCCAGGGATCGGTTTTTCGCATCACCTGGACGCACAGCGTCAGCCGACGTGTCGTATCGGAAGATTATGTGATCGGTTCCGATGGACGTCTGTGTCTCAGGCGTATGACATTCGATCACGAGGGGCCGAATTTGCCTTCGAGCCCGGAAGAAGGTCTTTCCTGGAAATTCGACGGTGACAGAATCATCGTGACCGGGTACGAACGGTGTATGAAGGAGTTGAACCTCGGGATCGCATCGGAGTTTCACCAACTGCAGTCCGGCCCGGACATAGTGGATTTCGTTACTTTGTCAAAAAATAACAGGGTGTTCCGTGTGTCGACGGAACCGATCGCGGCCGTTCGCCTGTTTACTTTGAGCTGTGGTAACATCCCAAGTATATAG